The following are encoded together in the Dyella terrae genome:
- the qatC gene encoding Qat anti-phage system QueC-like protein QatC: MVSRIATPVDPGAFDFLSLSLAVTAADTFTNRREAADGWARDIRLVVALADPARWAPAAPLLEKALRFLSGDQWALEFTDGGETPPVPRTRVTNKLVLDGCESACLYSGGLDSAIGMLNLRAQDHRTVLVSHAYSHDASRQEEILQHVRDRAPRLALHAHPLNHLDHANDVQMRTRSFNFFAMGALAAATIAKRNGHRQRVQLFIPENGLIAINPPLTNRRIGALSTRTTHPHYLSLIQAVLDTVGLPVQLHNPFAHKTKGEMIRDCLDQDLLRGIAGRTVSCGKWKRTGQQCGKCVPCLIRRASFHAAGWEDQTHYKPPGDNLRQVLAHDVDSDDLMAMILASRRLPDEDIATWVAKTGPLPNDHAQQASLVSVVHRGMSEVRAFLESEQLLQGPAEARAIVENEQAFQ, translated from the coding sequence ATGGTTTCGCGAATTGCCACTCCGGTGGACCCAGGAGCGTTTGATTTTCTGTCTCTGTCGCTAGCGGTCACTGCTGCAGATACGTTTACCAATCGTCGCGAAGCCGCTGATGGGTGGGCGCGGGATATACGACTGGTCGTTGCTCTAGCTGACCCAGCGCGGTGGGCGCCAGCCGCGCCGCTCCTCGAGAAGGCACTGCGATTCTTGAGTGGAGATCAATGGGCGCTAGAGTTTACGGATGGGGGTGAAACGCCGCCTGTGCCTCGTACACGAGTAACCAATAAGCTCGTTCTCGATGGTTGTGAAAGCGCGTGCCTATACTCTGGTGGGCTCGATAGCGCCATCGGCATGTTAAACCTTCGAGCGCAGGATCATAGGACAGTACTTGTCAGTCATGCCTACTCGCACGACGCTAGCCGGCAAGAGGAGATTTTGCAGCATGTACGTGATCGCGCCCCCCGTTTAGCTTTACATGCCCATCCTCTGAATCATTTAGATCATGCGAATGACGTTCAAATGCGAACCCGTAGCTTCAACTTCTTTGCGATGGGGGCGTTGGCGGCAGCTACGATTGCAAAGCGAAACGGGCATCGCCAACGAGTGCAGCTATTCATTCCCGAAAATGGGTTAATCGCAATCAATCCGCCGCTTACCAATCGTCGCATTGGTGCGCTTAGTACGCGGACAACCCATCCACACTACCTAAGTCTCATTCAGGCCGTGCTCGATACGGTGGGGTTGCCTGTTCAACTGCACAATCCTTTCGCACACAAGACAAAGGGCGAGATGATTCGAGACTGCCTTGACCAGGATCTATTGAGAGGCATTGCAGGGCGCACTGTCTCTTGCGGCAAGTGGAAGAGGACTGGGCAGCAATGCGGTAAGTGTGTTCCATGTTTGATTCGACGAGCATCGTTCCATGCCGCTGGCTGGGAGGACCAAACACACTACAAGCCCCCGGGCGATAACCTGCGTCAAGTGCTTGCGCACGATGTTGATTCGGATGACCTCATGGCAATGATCCTTGCATCTCGTCGCCTTCCAGATGAAGACATTGCGACATGGGTGGCTAAAACGGGGCCGCTGCCGAACGATCATGCACAACAAGCGTCCCTTGTCAGCGTTGTGCACAGAGGAATGTCGGAGGTAAGGGCCTTTCTGGAAAGTGAACAACTTCTTCAAGGACCGGCAGAGGCAAGAGCCATCGTGGAAAACGAACAAGCTTTCCAATGA
- the ispH gene encoding 4-hydroxy-3-methylbut-2-enyl diphosphate reductase yields MDILLANPRGFCAGVDRAIAIVERALESYGAPIYVRHEVVHNRYVVDKLRNDGAVFVEELHEVPDGATVIFSAHGVSKAVREEAEQRGLKVFDATCPLVTKVHMEVARLGRTGRSVVLIGHAGHPEVEGTMGQWNPANQGEILLVESVEDVAALAPKFPHQLSYVTQTTLSVDDTKAIIEALRTTFTDIESPRKDDICYATQNRQDAVRRLASAVDLMLVVGSVNSSNSNRLRELAEKEGVRAFLIDGAEHIERSWLDGVTRIGLTAGASAPEKLVRDVIARLQSWGAGAVRELDGEPETITFALPKELRLAGGVSASI; encoded by the coding sequence GTGGACATTCTGCTCGCCAATCCCCGTGGCTTCTGCGCGGGCGTAGATCGCGCGATCGCCATCGTCGAGCGTGCGCTCGAATCCTACGGCGCACCCATCTACGTGCGGCACGAAGTGGTGCACAACCGCTACGTGGTCGACAAGCTGCGCAACGACGGCGCCGTATTTGTGGAAGAGCTGCACGAGGTGCCTGATGGCGCTACGGTGATCTTCAGCGCCCATGGCGTCTCTAAGGCTGTGCGTGAAGAAGCCGAGCAGCGTGGTCTGAAAGTATTCGACGCCACCTGTCCGCTGGTGACCAAGGTGCATATGGAAGTGGCGCGCCTGGGTCGCACTGGCCGTAGCGTGGTACTGATCGGCCATGCCGGCCATCCCGAAGTGGAAGGCACCATGGGGCAGTGGAACCCCGCCAACCAGGGTGAGATCCTGCTGGTCGAATCGGTGGAAGACGTCGCCGCGCTGGCACCCAAGTTCCCGCACCAGCTGTCCTACGTCACGCAGACCACGCTGTCGGTGGATGACACCAAGGCGATTATCGAAGCGCTGCGGACCACGTTCACCGACATCGAAAGTCCGCGCAAAGACGACATTTGCTACGCCACGCAGAACCGCCAAGACGCCGTGCGCCGCCTCGCGAGTGCCGTCGACTTGATGCTGGTGGTCGGCTCAGTCAATAGCTCCAACTCCAACCGTTTGCGTGAGCTGGCGGAGAAGGAGGGTGTACGCGCCTTCCTCATCGACGGTGCCGAACACATCGAGCGCAGCTGGCTGGACGGCGTTACTCGCATTGGCCTCACCGCCGGTGCCTCCGCGCCGGAGAAGCTGGTGCGCGACGTCATTGCGCGCCTGCAATCGTGGGGCGCAGGCGCCGTACGCGAACTCGACGGGGAGCCGGAGACGATTACCTTCGCGCTACCCAAAGAGTTGCGACTCGCAGGTGGTGTCTCGGCCAGTATCTGA
- a CDS encoding replication protein RepA, translated as MNTYAVRHNTPEIPIGDSASGFLRMLGKQSNGGKRGSFTMFRKQVQALAACRMTLGYNSDDRAHTYDGKPIKHFEAWLSSRENERSLWPGSMTLSDDYYQTLKQHAVPLDLRAYTDLKGSALAMDVYMWLAQRLHRIGPRPAIVHWSSLREQFGQEYQGKDPGKDFKKKFQLALRAALVVYPQAKVRRVTGGIMLMASPPPVPFKD; from the coding sequence ATGAATACCTACGCAGTTCGGCACAACACGCCAGAGATACCAATTGGGGATAGCGCGAGCGGGTTTCTTCGCATGCTCGGCAAACAATCTAATGGTGGGAAACGAGGCAGTTTCACCATGTTTCGCAAACAGGTGCAGGCGCTGGCCGCATGTCGCATGACCCTCGGCTACAACTCTGACGATCGGGCCCACACATACGACGGCAAGCCTATAAAGCACTTCGAAGCATGGCTTTCTTCGAGAGAAAATGAGCGTTCATTGTGGCCTGGCTCAATGACGCTCTCCGACGACTATTATCAGACCCTCAAACAACACGCCGTGCCATTGGACCTACGTGCGTACACCGATCTGAAAGGTTCTGCGCTAGCCATGGACGTGTACATGTGGCTGGCGCAGCGCCTTCACCGTATCGGTCCGCGCCCGGCTATCGTGCACTGGTCCAGCTTGCGTGAGCAGTTTGGCCAGGAATACCAAGGCAAAGACCCGGGCAAGGATTTCAAGAAGAAATTCCAACTGGCATTGCGGGCGGCACTAGTTGTCTATCCGCAAGCAAAGGTTAGGCGAGTTACAGGGGGCATCATGCTGATGGCGTCTCCTCCACCGGTGCCCTTTAAAGATTAG
- the lspA gene encoding signal peptidase II has translation MKPKPNALSWLLLSTVVIVLDQLSKWWALAALQPAGTPHPVIPGFLNWTLAFNKGAAFSFLAAGDGWQRWFFVALAVVISGVLVTWLSRTPRGDWKTALPVSLIVGGALGNLIDRLHASQVTDFIHVYFREWNYPVFNLADCGITVGAVALVVFGLFQGKSKV, from the coding sequence ATGAAACCCAAACCCAACGCCCTGTCCTGGCTCCTGCTCTCCACCGTCGTCATCGTGCTCGACCAGCTGAGCAAGTGGTGGGCGCTCGCTGCGCTGCAGCCTGCGGGTACGCCACATCCAGTGATCCCGGGTTTCCTCAACTGGACATTGGCCTTCAACAAGGGCGCTGCCTTCAGCTTCCTTGCCGCCGGTGATGGGTGGCAGCGCTGGTTCTTCGTGGCGCTCGCGGTGGTGATCAGTGGTGTGCTGGTGACGTGGCTGTCGCGCACGCCGCGCGGCGACTGGAAGACCGCGTTGCCCGTGAGCCTCATCGTGGGCGGTGCACTGGGCAACCTGATCGACCGCCTGCATGCCTCGCAGGTCACCGACTTCATCCATGTCTATTTCCGCGAGTGGAACTACCCGGTGTTCAATCTCGCCGACTGTGGGATCACCGTAGGTGCAGTAGCGCTGGTGGTTTTCGGCCTGTTTCAGGGCAAATCCAAGGTCTGA
- the qatD gene encoding Qat anti-phage system TatD family nuclease QatD, with protein MHCHLDLYPDPRDQVANIARQKSYVLSVTTTPRAWRGTTELAAGHPRIKTALGLHPQLAKDRKSELSLFDKLLPEARYVGEVGLDGGPECRTFWHDQAEVFDHILASCVKAGGRILTLHSRAAAKDVLDALEKHPGYGVAVLHWFSGTQRELARASEMGCWFSVGSAMLRSQKGRTLAARMPSHRVLTETDGPFGMVAGKPLQPGECADAIKVLADLWDTDEAAARDKVASSFRELVSL; from the coding sequence ATGCACTGCCACCTGGATCTCTATCCAGATCCCCGCGACCAGGTCGCGAATATCGCGCGACAGAAGTCCTACGTGTTGTCCGTAACAACAACTCCGCGGGCTTGGCGCGGCACTACCGAACTGGCTGCAGGCCATCCACGCATCAAAACCGCACTGGGTTTACATCCCCAGCTGGCAAAAGACAGAAAGTCAGAACTCAGCCTCTTTGATAAGTTGCTTCCTGAAGCACGATATGTCGGTGAAGTCGGACTTGATGGCGGTCCGGAGTGTCGTACCTTTTGGCACGATCAGGCTGAGGTGTTTGACCACATTCTTGCCTCATGCGTGAAAGCAGGAGGACGAATACTCACATTACATAGCCGCGCGGCGGCAAAGGATGTACTTGATGCTTTGGAGAAGCATCCAGGTTATGGGGTGGCTGTCTTGCATTGGTTTTCGGGCACGCAGCGTGAACTGGCTCGGGCTTCAGAAATGGGATGTTGGTTCTCGGTAGGAAGCGCCATGCTTCGTAGCCAGAAAGGCCGGACATTGGCCGCCCGCATGCCATCTCATCGCGTGCTGACAGAGACGGATGGTCCCTTCGGAATGGTGGCCGGCAAGCCTCTGCAGCCAGGCGAATGTGCCGACGCGATTAAGGTCCTGGCTGATTTATGGGATACGGATGAAGCAGCAGCACGAGACAAGGTCGCCTCATCATTTCGAGAACTAGTATCTCTATAG
- the trbL gene encoding P-type conjugative transfer protein TrbL, with product MSTACFLSRALHSLLVALLIFGIGIGAAWAQGGTTAAPGGLPTASGPPDVNNFFDGITIQYVTESTKWIDGITKVAERLLGWLAIIGFALALLMNYLKNADNFSSLPAIIVRQLMVISFFLWTVQNAGHVFDMITSYFQEVGEAATSTKAPTASTIATVGMDCMFHIMESVGKLKWSQIPTVGLVALFVALALVLCFVAAAAIQMITIIEAALIMAVSPAMLAFGALSYTRDFATRSLMFGVTVGVKLLVLHLVVSIGMHFAVQWVDLLTYTKVGQNFFPNSFFILGGAAVFALLCWKVPALASSIVSGGLNLGAADLLGVAAAGGAAAAGGAALGGAVGAAAGSTLKGATQAVAAGKGLAAAQGITGWRGLRCRTGPCVAGGWNRSSARDACQGWSRQAIGTLRRPLWQRS from the coding sequence ATGAGCACGGCTTGCTTCCTTTCCAGGGCGTTGCATTCGCTGCTTGTCGCGCTGCTCATCTTCGGTATTGGTATCGGGGCCGCCTGGGCGCAGGGCGGAACCACGGCGGCACCGGGTGGCTTGCCGACGGCGAGCGGTCCGCCGGACGTCAACAATTTTTTTGATGGAATCACCATCCAGTACGTCACCGAGTCGACGAAGTGGATTGACGGCATCACCAAGGTTGCAGAGCGACTACTGGGCTGGCTAGCCATCATCGGTTTCGCGCTCGCTCTGCTGATGAACTACCTCAAGAACGCTGACAACTTTTCATCCTTGCCAGCCATCATCGTGCGACAGCTGATGGTTATTTCTTTCTTCTTGTGGACTGTGCAGAACGCCGGGCACGTGTTCGATATGATCACAAGCTACTTTCAGGAGGTTGGCGAGGCAGCGACAAGCACGAAAGCGCCCACCGCGTCCACGATCGCGACGGTTGGCATGGACTGTATGTTCCACATCATGGAATCCGTCGGAAAACTCAAGTGGTCACAGATACCGACGGTTGGCTTGGTCGCTTTGTTTGTGGCCTTGGCCCTGGTGCTCTGTTTCGTAGCGGCCGCGGCGATTCAAATGATCACCATCATTGAAGCGGCGCTAATCATGGCGGTGTCGCCAGCCATGCTCGCTTTCGGCGCGCTTTCCTACACACGTGATTTCGCAACAAGATCATTGATGTTCGGCGTAACCGTTGGTGTAAAGCTCTTGGTATTACACCTGGTTGTATCAATTGGCATGCACTTCGCCGTGCAATGGGTGGATCTTCTTACCTACACGAAGGTGGGACAGAACTTTTTTCCGAATTCTTTTTTCATTCTAGGCGGAGCCGCGGTATTCGCTTTACTGTGTTGGAAAGTGCCCGCGCTCGCTAGCTCGATCGTGAGCGGAGGGCTCAATCTGGGGGCAGCTGATTTGCTTGGTGTGGCAGCCGCAGGGGGCGCCGCTGCCGCAGGCGGTGCAGCATTGGGAGGCGCAGTCGGCGCCGCTGCAGGGAGCACGCTAAAGGGCGCTACGCAGGCGGTCGCCGCTGGAAAGGGGCTTGCAGCGGCGCAAGGCATCACGGGCTGGAGGGGTCTCAGGTGCAGGACTGGGCCATGCGTTGCAGGCGGCTGGAACAGAAGCAGCGCAAGGGATGCGTGCCAAGGTTGGTCTCGACAAGCGATCGGAACACTCCGTCGACCGCTATGGCAAAGAAGTTAG
- the ileS gene encoding isoleucine--tRNA ligase yields MTQDYKNTINLPQTEFPMRGDLPKREPKWLADWQQVNRYAQIQERAANRDNVFVLHDGPPYANGVIHLGHAVNKVLKDVVVKSRLLAGFRAPYVPGWDCHGLPIEVAVEKKFGRVGDKLDAAAFRQKCREYAQQQIDLQRTDFKRLGVLGDWENPYRTMDFKYEADMVRALAKIVGNGHVVRGAKPVYWCFDCGSALAEAEIEYADKVSPAVDVAYDAVDAKALAQKFGVDAGDAIVAIPIWTTTPWTLPESQAVSLGGELEYALIEGPARDGHRVLLVVASALVEKVAQRYGIEGEAKVLGHVAGQALEGVLLKHPFYAREVPVLIGDHVSAEDGTGAVHTSPDHGVEDFIVSRKYGIETLNYTEARGTYRADTPAALDGTVIAGKHLWKANDEIVELLRRRGVLLAFAKIEHSYPHCWRHKTPVIFRTTPQWFISMEKEGLSRTALDAIKQVRWVPSWGEERIAGMVGDRPDWCISRQRTWGVPIALFIHKGTQEPHPDSVALLEQVAKRVEQGGIDAWYALDAAELLGDQAKDYEKVLDVLDVWFDSGVSHFAVVGQRPELQQGKASSYKVMYLEGSDQHRGWFQSSLLTSSAMFAKAPYNDVLTHGFTVDAQGRKMSKSLGNGIEPQDIMKNLGADILRLWICSTDYRNEMSLSDEILKRVSDTYRRIRNTARFLLGNLDGFDPAKHLVPVEQSLLLDQWAVQQAYDTQQAVMAAYDRYDFPEIVQRVQNFCTNELGALYLDITKDRLYTMPTESHGRRSAQSAMYRIAEALVRWLAPVLTFTAEEIWQNMPATSGPGERSESVLFETWYEGLASTQGSPEQRRYWADLLAIRDTASRVLEGMRKGEQIGASLEAKLAIHADPAIVTRYQPVASELRFFFITSDVRLDLAGGQSADAVLTELEGADVWVSATVSDAAKCVRCWHRRDDVGTHANHPELCDRCISNVDGPGEDRRWF; encoded by the coding sequence ATGACCCAGGATTACAAGAACACCATCAATCTGCCGCAGACGGAATTTCCGATGCGCGGCGACCTGCCCAAGCGCGAGCCCAAGTGGCTGGCCGACTGGCAGCAGGTGAACCGCTACGCGCAGATCCAGGAGCGCGCAGCCAATCGTGACAATGTGTTCGTGTTGCACGATGGCCCGCCGTACGCCAACGGCGTGATCCATCTGGGTCATGCCGTAAACAAGGTGCTCAAGGACGTGGTGGTGAAGTCGCGCCTGCTGGCCGGTTTCCGCGCGCCCTATGTGCCGGGCTGGGACTGCCACGGTCTGCCGATCGAAGTCGCCGTGGAAAAGAAGTTTGGCCGCGTGGGTGACAAGCTCGACGCCGCCGCCTTCCGCCAAAAGTGCCGCGAGTACGCGCAGCAGCAGATCGACCTACAACGTACCGACTTCAAGCGCCTGGGCGTGCTTGGCGATTGGGAAAACCCCTATCGCACGATGGACTTCAAATACGAAGCCGACATGGTGCGTGCGCTGGCGAAGATCGTCGGTAACGGCCACGTGGTGCGGGGCGCCAAACCCGTGTATTGGTGCTTCGATTGTGGTTCGGCGTTGGCCGAGGCCGAGATCGAGTACGCCGATAAGGTGTCCCCGGCGGTCGACGTTGCCTACGACGCGGTTGATGCCAAAGCACTCGCGCAGAAGTTTGGCGTCGATGCGGGAGACGCGATCGTCGCCATCCCCATCTGGACCACCACCCCGTGGACGTTGCCGGAAAGCCAGGCGGTATCGCTCGGTGGTGAACTCGAGTACGCGTTGATCGAAGGCCCGGCACGCGACGGTCATCGTGTGCTGTTGGTTGTCGCCAGTGCGCTCGTCGAAAAGGTTGCGCAGCGTTACGGCATCGAAGGCGAGGCCAAGGTGCTCGGCCACGTCGCCGGCCAGGCGCTGGAAGGTGTGCTGCTCAAGCATCCGTTCTATGCGCGCGAAGTGCCTGTGTTGATCGGCGACCACGTGTCTGCCGAAGACGGTACCGGCGCCGTGCACACCTCGCCCGACCACGGCGTGGAAGACTTCATCGTCTCGCGCAAGTACGGCATCGAAACGCTCAACTACACCGAGGCACGCGGCACCTACCGTGCCGATACGCCGGCCGCGCTCGATGGCACTGTTATCGCGGGCAAGCATCTTTGGAAAGCCAACGACGAGATCGTCGAGTTGCTGCGTCGTCGCGGCGTGCTGCTGGCCTTCGCCAAGATCGAACACAGCTATCCGCACTGCTGGCGTCACAAGACCCCGGTGATCTTCCGCACCACGCCGCAGTGGTTCATCAGCATGGAGAAGGAAGGCCTGAGCCGGACTGCCCTCGATGCGATCAAGCAGGTGCGTTGGGTGCCCTCGTGGGGCGAGGAACGCATCGCCGGCATGGTGGGCGATCGTCCTGACTGGTGCATCTCGCGCCAGCGCACCTGGGGTGTGCCGATCGCGCTGTTCATCCACAAGGGTACGCAGGAGCCGCATCCGGATTCCGTCGCGCTGCTGGAGCAAGTAGCCAAACGCGTGGAGCAAGGCGGTATCGATGCGTGGTACGCGCTGGATGCCGCCGAACTGCTGGGTGATCAGGCGAAGGACTATGAAAAGGTCCTCGACGTGCTCGACGTGTGGTTCGATTCCGGTGTCAGCCACTTCGCTGTGGTGGGCCAGCGTCCCGAACTGCAGCAGGGCAAGGCGTCGAGCTACAAAGTGATGTACCTGGAAGGCTCGGACCAGCATCGCGGTTGGTTCCAGTCGTCGCTGCTAACCTCGTCGGCCATGTTCGCGAAGGCGCCGTACAACGACGTGCTCACCCACGGCTTCACCGTGGATGCGCAGGGTCGCAAGATGTCCAAGTCGCTGGGCAACGGTATCGAGCCGCAGGACATCATGAAGAACCTGGGCGCGGACATCCTGCGCCTGTGGATCTGCTCCACCGACTACCGCAACGAAATGTCGTTGTCGGACGAGATCCTCAAGCGCGTTTCCGACACGTACCGCCGTATCCGCAATACTGCGCGCTTCCTGCTCGGCAACCTGGATGGCTTCGACCCTGCCAAGCACCTGGTGCCGGTGGAACAGAGCCTCTTGCTCGACCAGTGGGCCGTGCAGCAGGCGTACGACACGCAGCAGGCCGTGATGGCCGCTTATGACCGCTACGATTTCCCGGAAATCGTCCAGCGCGTGCAGAACTTCTGCACCAACGAGCTGGGTGCGCTGTACTTGGATATCACCAAGGACCGCCTCTACACGATGCCGACCGAGAGCCACGGTCGCCGCAGCGCGCAGAGCGCGATGTATCGCATCGCCGAGGCGCTGGTGCGCTGGTTGGCACCGGTGCTCACCTTTACCGCGGAAGAGATCTGGCAGAACATGCCTGCTACGAGCGGGCCGGGCGAGCGTAGCGAAAGCGTGCTGTTCGAAACCTGGTACGAAGGTCTCGCATCGACACAGGGTTCGCCGGAACAGCGCCGCTACTGGGCCGACCTGCTGGCCATCCGCGACACCGCATCGCGCGTGCTCGAAGGCATGCGCAAGGGCGAGCAGATCGGTGCCTCGCTGGAAGCGAAGCTGGCGATCCATGCCGACCCGGCCATTGTTACGCGCTATCAGCCGGTGGCTTCCGAGCTGCGCTTCTTCTTCATCACATCCGATGTGCGTCTGGACTTGGCCGGTGGTCAGTCGGCGGACGCTGTGCTGACGGAGCTGGAAGGTGCGGACGTGTGGGTCTCGGCCACGGTCAGTGACGCCGCCAAGTGCGTGCGCTGCTGGCATCGCCGCGACGACGTCGGTACGCATGCGAACCACCCGGAGCTGTGCGATCGCTGCATCAGCAATGTGGATGGTCCGGGTGAGGATCGTCGCTGGTTCTAA
- a CDS encoding KAP family P-loop NTPase fold protein yields the protein MWSDIETRSDYLNYLEVAEVVSEILLDPAMRPVSVGIFGTWGTGKSSLLNLIEADLKHRANDGVIVIRFDAWLYQGFDDARAALMDVIARTLYDKAKEDAGLLGLARRLLARVNTVRTLGLAIEVVAAAHGIPVFGAAARAVDAVGNYVAGQPGADDAKAVAEGGKEVRKLVEPEKKKSPPEEIDAFRAEFGELLTKLGKTLIVFVDNLDRCLPTQTIQTLEALRLFLFMESSAFVVAADEDMVRHSVSQYFRDADTRHVKDYLDKLIQVPVRVPRLGIAEIRAYLFMLFTNASIGDTNAVERLRERLETNLRLSWKEAPLSIEDALAVLGEEGKELRNSFDVADRMAALLANAPLVEGNPRIVKRMLNVVRLRSRIASRREMPVDEQMVAKFALFERCVEPTAITKMYSLINEAPSGKPDLIATLEALRDDPPKFIEVCPDEWKKNATFLLDWFGLSPSLGGLDLRPLVYLSRETTPLRTQSAELSQAAARAALRLRSIRTLASPAAKEAIQSIPAGEHVGVMRDLIAVLRTHADWKGKPEAFNGAQLLADVNPAAAEELAAFVHGLPGQSPPWLRAAIGDKDWYKEEK from the coding sequence ATGTGGTCGGACATCGAGACCCGGAGTGACTACCTCAATTATTTAGAGGTTGCAGAGGTCGTCTCAGAGATTCTTTTGGATCCTGCAATGCGGCCGGTTTCGGTCGGCATTTTTGGCACATGGGGAACAGGTAAATCTAGCCTGCTAAACCTTATCGAGGCTGACCTCAAACATCGTGCGAATGACGGTGTCATCGTGATTCGCTTTGATGCCTGGCTCTATCAAGGATTTGACGACGCACGAGCGGCGTTGATGGATGTCATCGCGCGAACGCTCTACGACAAAGCCAAGGAAGACGCAGGCTTGTTGGGGCTTGCTAGGCGTTTACTTGCACGCGTGAACACAGTTCGCACACTTGGGCTTGCGATCGAAGTGGTTGCGGCCGCCCATGGGATTCCCGTTTTTGGTGCTGCAGCCCGTGCGGTTGACGCAGTTGGCAATTACGTTGCGGGCCAACCAGGTGCTGACGATGCCAAGGCTGTGGCTGAAGGTGGAAAGGAAGTCCGCAAGCTCGTAGAGCCTGAAAAGAAGAAGAGTCCTCCTGAAGAAATTGATGCGTTTCGAGCTGAATTTGGCGAGTTGCTTACAAAACTCGGAAAAACCCTGATTGTCTTTGTCGACAACCTAGATCGCTGTCTACCAACGCAAACTATCCAGACACTCGAAGCGCTTCGCCTGTTCCTATTTATGGAGAGCTCGGCGTTCGTTGTTGCCGCAGACGAAGATATGGTTCGGCACTCCGTCTCTCAGTATTTTCGGGATGCTGACACGCGGCACGTCAAAGACTACCTCGACAAGCTCATTCAAGTTCCGGTGCGCGTGCCGCGGTTAGGCATTGCGGAGATTCGGGCCTATCTCTTCATGCTTTTCACCAATGCAAGCATTGGCGATACGAATGCTGTGGAACGGTTGCGTGAGCGGCTTGAGACCAATTTGCGACTGAGTTGGAAGGAGGCGCCACTATCGATTGAGGATGCATTGGCGGTCCTTGGAGAGGAAGGCAAGGAGCTAAGGAATAGTTTCGATGTTGCTGACCGGATGGCTGCCCTATTGGCCAATGCTCCACTTGTTGAGGGCAATCCGCGCATCGTAAAACGCATGCTCAATGTGGTGCGCCTACGATCTCGCATAGCTTCTCGTAGAGAGATGCCGGTTGACGAGCAGATGGTTGCCAAATTTGCGTTGTTCGAACGCTGCGTGGAACCAACCGCTATCACCAAAATGTATTCGCTAATTAATGAAGCGCCGAGTGGGAAGCCGGATCTCATTGCCACGCTTGAAGCCCTGCGCGACGATCCGCCCAAATTTATCGAGGTATGCCCAGACGAATGGAAGAAAAACGCCACCTTCCTTCTTGACTGGTTTGGTCTAAGCCCATCACTAGGTGGGCTCGATTTACGTCCATTGGTATATCTCAGCCGAGAGACCACTCCCCTCCGAACCCAGTCGGCAGAACTTTCCCAGGCGGCAGCACGGGCGGCGCTTCGCTTGAGGAGTATTAGGACGCTGGCGTCGCCTGCTGCCAAAGAAGCTATCCAATCCATTCCTGCGGGCGAGCATGTTGGGGTGATGCGAGACCTCATCGCTGTTCTGCGCACCCATGCGGATTGGAAGGGTAAGCCGGAAGCGTTCAACGGAGCGCAGCTTCTGGCTGACGTCAATCCGGCCGCAGCGGAAGAGCTCGCGGCATTCGTGCATGGACTTCCTGGTCAAAGTCCGCCGTGGTTGCGGGCCGCGATTGGTGACAAGGATTGGTACAAGGAGGAGAAGTAA